The following proteins are encoded in a genomic region of Arthrobacter jiangjiafuii:
- the obgE gene encoding GTPase ObgE gives MASFVDRVVLHVSGGTGGHGCVSVKREKFKPLGGPDGGNGGDGGDVILRVDSSATTLLDYHHVPHRHATNGGNGMGDWRNGKTGETLILPVPDGTVVKNKDGEVLADLVGEGSEYIAAAGGQGGLGNSSLSSQKRKAPGFALLGVPGDERDIVLELKSIADIALVGFPSAGKSSLIAAMSAARPKIADYPFTTLIPNLGVVEAGDVRFTVADVPGLIEGASEGKGLGHNFLRHVERCAALVHVLDCAALETDRDPLGDLDIIEKELDKYAVDMSFAGSDGDVVPLNQRPRLVALNKVDVPDGRDMAEFVRPELEKRGYRVFEVSASSHEGLKALGYAMAEIVRDARTAVKTAPPRVKTPTLRVRNADHKGGFTIRKEERNLEPLFRVLGDKPVRWVAQTDFTNDEAVGYLADRLAKLGIEDKLFKAGAHAGDAVVIGEGDGVVFDWEPTMIGGAELLAASPRGSDIRIEEFSRPTREEKREDHQKRRDARAAARAELESERKAGIWTESVNYKHSKPVEPKEGE, from the coding sequence ATGGCCAGCTTTGTAGACCGCGTAGTACTGCATGTTTCAGGCGGTACAGGCGGCCATGGTTGCGTGTCCGTAAAGCGTGAAAAGTTCAAGCCCCTGGGCGGGCCCGACGGCGGCAACGGCGGCGACGGCGGCGACGTCATCCTGCGGGTTGACTCGTCCGCCACCACCCTGCTCGATTACCACCACGTTCCGCACCGCCATGCCACCAACGGCGGCAACGGCATGGGCGACTGGCGCAACGGCAAGACCGGCGAAACGCTGATCCTCCCCGTTCCGGATGGCACCGTCGTCAAGAACAAGGACGGCGAGGTCCTGGCTGACCTCGTGGGCGAAGGCAGCGAATACATCGCCGCCGCCGGCGGACAGGGCGGCCTGGGTAACTCCTCGCTGTCCTCACAGAAGCGCAAGGCCCCCGGCTTTGCCCTGCTGGGCGTACCCGGAGACGAGCGGGACATTGTCCTGGAGCTCAAGTCCATCGCCGACATCGCCCTGGTGGGCTTCCCGTCCGCCGGCAAGTCCTCGCTGATCGCTGCGATGTCAGCTGCCCGGCCAAAGATCGCCGACTACCCCTTCACCACCCTGATCCCGAACCTGGGCGTGGTGGAAGCCGGCGACGTCCGCTTCACTGTTGCCGACGTGCCGGGCCTCATCGAAGGTGCCTCCGAAGGCAAGGGCCTGGGCCACAACTTCCTGCGCCACGTGGAGCGCTGCGCCGCCCTGGTGCACGTGCTGGACTGCGCCGCCCTCGAGACGGACCGCGATCCGCTCGGCGACTTGGACATCATCGAAAAAGAGCTCGACAAGTACGCGGTGGACATGAGCTTCGCCGGCAGCGACGGCGACGTCGTTCCGCTGAACCAGCGTCCGCGCCTGGTGGCACTGAACAAGGTGGACGTCCCCGACGGCCGCGACATGGCCGAATTTGTCCGTCCCGAACTGGAGAAGCGCGGCTACCGCGTCTTCGAAGTGTCCGCATCCAGCCACGAGGGCCTTAAGGCCCTGGGCTACGCCATGGCCGAGATCGTCCGTGACGCCCGCACTGCCGTGAAAACCGCACCGCCGCGGGTCAAGACACCCACGCTGCGCGTGCGTAACGCCGACCACAAGGGCGGCTTCACCATCCGCAAGGAAGAGCGCAACCTTGAGCCGCTGTTCCGGGTTCTCGGCGACAAGCCGGTGCGCTGGGTTGCCCAGACCGACTTCACCAACGACGAAGCAGTGGGCTACCTGGCTGACCGCCTGGCCAAGCTCGGCATTGAAGACAAGCTCTTCAAGGCCGGTGCCCACGCCGGTGACGCCGTGGTGATCGGCGAGGGCGACGGCGTCGTCTTCGACTGGGAGCCGACGATGATCGGCGGCGCCGAACTGCTGGCCGCTTCACCGCGCGGTTCGGACATCCGGATCGAGGAGTTCTCCCGGCCCACCCGTGAGGAAAAGCGCGAGGACCACCAGAAGCGCCGCGACGCCCGTGCAGCAGCCCGCGCAGAGCTGGAGTCGGAGCGCAAGGCCGGCATCTGGACTGAATCGGTGAACTATAAGCACTCCAAGCCCGTGGAGCCCAAAGAAGGCGAATAA
- the rpmA gene encoding 50S ribosomal protein L27: MAHKKGASSTRNGRDSNAQYLGVKRFGGQVVKAGEIIVRQRGTHFHPGEGVGRGGDDTLFALEAGAVEFGSRRGRRVVNIVAAAVAE; the protein is encoded by the coding sequence ATGGCACATAAGAAAGGTGCGAGTTCCACTCGCAACGGTCGCGACTCCAACGCCCAGTACCTCGGCGTAAAGCGTTTCGGCGGCCAGGTTGTCAAGGCAGGCGAAATCATCGTCCGCCAGCGTGGCACCCACTTCCACCCGGGCGAGGGCGTTGGCCGCGGAGGCGACGACACCCTGTTCGCACTCGAAGCCGGTGCAGTCGAATTCGGCAGCCGTCGCGGCCGCCGCGTCGTGAACATCGTGGCTGCTGCAGTAGCCGAGTAG
- the rplU gene encoding 50S ribosomal protein L21: MVYAIVRAGGRQEKVSVGDLVTLDRVPGGAGSTFELPALLLVDGDQVTSSAQDLAKVTVTAEIVENFRGPKIVIQKFKNKTGYKKRQGYRSSLTKVKVTSINS, from the coding sequence GTGGTGTACGCGATTGTCCGCGCTGGCGGCCGCCAAGAAAAGGTTTCCGTCGGAGACCTCGTAACCCTGGACCGCGTCCCCGGTGGAGCCGGCAGCACCTTTGAGCTGCCTGCCCTGCTTTTGGTTGATGGCGACCAGGTCACCTCTTCCGCACAGGACCTGGCTAAGGTCACCGTGACGGCAGAGATCGTTGAGAATTTTCGGGGTCCGAAGATTGTCATCCAGAAATTCAAGAACAAGACCGGCTACAAGAAGCGCCAGGGCTACCGCTCCTCGCTGACCAAGGTCAAGGTTACGTCCATCAACTCCTGA
- a CDS encoding Rne/Rng family ribonuclease, producing the protein MSDALNNDDLTADLTANENTADSPAAAPAQAKEPVKRATRSRRKSVAASAPAAETEAAGTVAAETETAAGSETAAEPVADAAEKPKRVRATRRKTVPAGEAAPAATSPGGKAEAAAQDPEVAAPQAEAAPVEAAPEAEAPVKAVRRRRAPAKKAAETVETPAEAPAAETGALTGQGVDEEVEAPAATAAPKTRARRRPKAAGQAPETAAADMPATEAAADDTVASAAAAQTPSAEGTAAAEANAGTAAETSPLNPFTVPVLPLFHAPDLSTVRVASAPEAGGDADEDEDSSEANQGRRRSRRGRNRARSDAPNTAAGENEQEAGSEEPAADAAAPEASESVTSRRRRRRRRGDADLELTGGADDDPPNTVTRVRAPRAHADAPVSDRVTSVKGSTRLEAKKQRRRESRESGRRRHVITEAEFLARRESVDRQMIVRQRDDRIQIGVLEDGVLAEHFVSNTQQDSLIGNVYVGKVQNVLPSMEAAFVDIGRGRNAVLYAGEVNWDAAGLDGQPRRIELALKSGDSVLVQVTKDPVGHKGARLTSQISLPGRYLVYVPGGSMTGISRKLPDVERNRLKKILKDHLPQDAGVIVRTAAEGASEEELMNDINRLRAQWATIEAKATSTKTLAPELLYGEPDLTIKVVRDVFNEDFSKLIVSGEEAWDTIEAYVTYVAPDLVGRLEKWTKDEDIFAASRIDEQIAKALDRKVFLPSGGSLVIDRTEAMTVVDVNTGKFTGSGGNLEETVTKNNLEAAEEVVRQLRLRDIGGIIVIDFIDMVLEANRDLVLRRLVECLGRDRTKHQVAEVTSLGLVQMTRKRMGTGLLEVFGETCEHCDGRGVVTQDVPVEHRRSTSHNGGTGHSGSTGHSVVAHAVSEDNHQQHLKQEKQSRGDRKRRSRGQGAPQQGAAAVAEEPAKTEERGQDDAERQAKAEAARAALATIAAATAAAHDAAEAGEKAPERTGSTPAAAATAATAQSGETGAVLRIQGETVVVPRRERREPVGEKSRFTLESLTEAFNEVAGAAPGNQPAADAEPTAAVVEAPEQQASGRPARRSRRSSAAARNVQAPASSAAEPAPAREQAAPKAAAPERAVAPKAAAPAQPASAPAAAPKAAGPARTPRRRRAAGSPQGAAGADAIQAAGANGAPAPAVPVAVRHTAAPAVAQKQEKRRESTGAAPVILGVGVPASEL; encoded by the coding sequence ATGAGTGATGCACTGAATAATGACGACCTAACAGCTGACCTGACTGCCAACGAAAACACCGCGGATTCCCCGGCGGCAGCGCCGGCCCAGGCGAAGGAGCCAGTCAAACGCGCCACCCGCAGCCGCCGCAAGTCGGTGGCTGCTTCTGCACCCGCTGCTGAAACTGAAGCCGCAGGAACGGTCGCTGCTGAAACTGAAACCGCTGCAGGCAGTGAAACAGCGGCGGAACCCGTAGCTGACGCTGCGGAGAAGCCCAAGCGGGTCCGTGCCACACGCCGCAAGACGGTTCCCGCCGGCGAAGCCGCTCCGGCGGCCACGTCACCGGGCGGGAAGGCCGAAGCCGCCGCCCAGGATCCCGAGGTTGCCGCACCGCAGGCCGAGGCCGCGCCGGTAGAGGCAGCCCCCGAGGCCGAGGCACCGGTGAAAGCCGTGCGCCGTCGCCGCGCCCCTGCCAAGAAGGCAGCGGAAACAGTGGAAACCCCCGCCGAAGCTCCCGCGGCAGAAACCGGCGCTCTGACCGGTCAGGGCGTAGACGAAGAAGTGGAAGCACCGGCAGCCACGGCGGCTCCGAAGACGCGGGCCCGCCGTCGTCCGAAGGCAGCCGGGCAGGCCCCGGAAACCGCTGCCGCTGACATGCCAGCCACTGAGGCAGCCGCAGACGACACCGTTGCCTCCGCCGCAGCCGCACAGACTCCCTCGGCTGAGGGGACGGCGGCAGCCGAAGCCAACGCCGGGACTGCAGCCGAAACCTCACCGCTGAACCCGTTTACCGTTCCCGTACTGCCGCTGTTCCACGCGCCGGACCTGAGCACCGTCCGCGTTGCCTCCGCGCCTGAAGCCGGCGGGGACGCCGATGAGGATGAGGATTCCTCCGAGGCAAACCAGGGCCGTCGCCGCAGCCGCCGCGGCCGCAACCGCGCCCGCAGCGATGCCCCGAATACCGCAGCCGGCGAAAACGAACAGGAAGCCGGCTCTGAGGAACCGGCAGCTGACGCAGCCGCACCCGAAGCCTCCGAGAGCGTGACCTCGCGCCGTCGTCGTCGCCGCCGCCGTGGTGACGCCGACCTGGAACTGACCGGTGGCGCCGACGATGATCCGCCCAACACCGTGACCCGGGTCCGGGCCCCGCGTGCCCACGCCGATGCGCCGGTCTCGGACCGCGTCACCAGCGTCAAGGGCTCCACCCGCCTGGAAGCCAAGAAGCAGCGCCGCCGCGAATCCCGCGAGTCGGGCCGCCGCCGCCATGTAATCACCGAGGCTGAGTTCCTGGCCCGCCGCGAATCCGTGGACCGGCAGATGATTGTCCGCCAGCGCGACGACAGGATCCAGATCGGCGTGCTGGAAGACGGCGTGCTGGCTGAGCACTTCGTCTCCAACACGCAGCAGGATTCCCTGATCGGCAACGTTTACGTGGGCAAGGTCCAGAACGTGCTGCCGAGCATGGAAGCCGCCTTCGTTGACATTGGACGCGGACGCAACGCCGTGCTGTACGCCGGTGAAGTCAATTGGGACGCCGCCGGTCTGGATGGCCAGCCGCGCCGTATCGAACTGGCCCTGAAGTCCGGTGACTCCGTCCTGGTGCAGGTCACCAAGGACCCGGTGGGCCACAAGGGTGCCCGCCTCACCAGCCAGATCTCGCTGCCGGGCCGCTACCTGGTCTACGTGCCGGGCGGTTCCATGACCGGCATCTCCCGCAAGCTGCCCGACGTCGAACGCAACCGGCTCAAGAAGATCCTCAAGGACCACCTGCCCCAGGACGCCGGTGTGATTGTGCGCACGGCTGCCGAGGGTGCCTCCGAAGAGGAGCTGATGAATGACATCAACCGGCTGCGGGCGCAGTGGGCCACCATCGAGGCCAAGGCCACGTCGACCAAGACGCTGGCACCGGAGCTGCTGTACGGCGAGCCGGACCTGACCATCAAGGTGGTCCGCGACGTCTTCAACGAGGACTTCTCCAAGCTCATCGTCTCCGGCGAGGAAGCCTGGGACACCATCGAGGCCTATGTCACCTATGTGGCTCCCGACCTGGTCGGCCGCCTCGAGAAGTGGACCAAGGACGAGGATATTTTCGCAGCCAGCCGCATCGACGAGCAGATCGCCAAGGCGCTGGACCGCAAGGTCTTCCTACCCTCGGGCGGCTCGCTGGTCATTGACCGCACCGAAGCCATGACCGTGGTGGACGTGAACACCGGCAAGTTCACCGGTAGCGGCGGCAACCTCGAAGAGACAGTCACCAAGAACAACCTCGAAGCAGCCGAAGAAGTGGTCCGCCAGCTGCGCCTGCGGGACATTGGCGGCATCATCGTCATCGACTTCATCGACATGGTCCTGGAGGCCAACCGCGACCTGGTCCTGCGCCGTCTCGTGGAGTGCCTGGGCCGCGACCGGACCAAGCACCAGGTCGCCGAGGTGACCTCCCTGGGGTTGGTCCAGATGACCCGCAAGCGGATGGGAACAGGCCTGCTGGAAGTATTCGGCGAAACCTGCGAGCACTGCGACGGCCGCGGCGTGGTCACCCAGGACGTTCCGGTGGAGCACCGCCGCAGCACCAGCCACAACGGCGGCACCGGCCATTCCGGTTCCACCGGACACAGTGTGGTTGCCCACGCGGTGTCCGAGGACAACCACCAGCAGCACCTGAAGCAGGAGAAGCAGTCCCGCGGCGACCGCAAACGCCGCAGCCGGGGTCAGGGTGCTCCCCAGCAGGGAGCTGCCGCAGTAGCGGAGGAACCGGCCAAGACAGAGGAGCGCGGACAGGACGACGCCGAGCGGCAGGCCAAGGCCGAAGCGGCCCGGGCAGCGCTGGCGACAATCGCAGCGGCAACTGCCGCCGCGCACGACGCCGCCGAAGCGGGGGAGAAGGCCCCGGAACGGACCGGTTCCACTCCGGCGGCAGCTGCCACGGCTGCCACAGCACAGTCGGGCGAGACCGGTGCCGTCCTGCGGATCCAGGGCGAAACCGTGGTGGTTCCGCGCCGGGAGCGGCGCGAGCCGGTCGGGGAAAAATCCCGCTTCACGCTGGAGAGCCTCACGGAGGCCTTCAACGAAGTTGCCGGCGCAGCACCCGGAAACCAGCCTGCCGCGGATGCTGAGCCCACGGCGGCAGTCGTTGAGGCCCCGGAGCAGCAGGCCAGCGGACGCCCGGCCCGACGCTCGCGCCGCAGCAGCGCTGCAGCCCGGAACGTACAGGCGCCGGCATCATCGGCGGCGGAACCTGCCCCCGCCAGGGAGCAGGCAGCCCCGAAGGCGGCAGCACCCGAACGGGCTGTGGCACCGAAGGCGGCAGCACCCGCTCAGCCTGCATCCGCCCCGGCCGCCGCACCGAAGGCCGCAGGACCGGCGCGCACCCCGCGCCGCCGTCGTGCTGCCGGCAGCCCCCAGGGAGCCGCGGGAGCCGATGCCATCCAGGCCGCCGGCGCCAACGGAGCCCCGGCCCCGGCCGTACCCGTTGCCGTCCGTCATACTGCCGCTCCGGCAGTTGCGCAGAAGCAGGAGAAGCGCCGGGAATCCACCGGCGCCGCCCCTGTGATCCTGGGCGTTGGAGTGCCGGCTTCCGAGCTCTGA
- a CDS encoding vitamin K epoxide reductase family protein, with translation MPSSAARQLPHRRPTEQPAPERGIAWILLVTGAVGWMGSAILVLERLRVYADANYITSCDISPWVSCGTVFKTWQASIFGFPNPLIGIVAFAVVITTGVAMLAGARFERWYWLGLQAGVTLGMVFVVWLWSQALFDIYVLCIYCIVVWAAMIPLFVFTTVRNLARGVIPAPARLVRFTSEWAWTITALLWVATAASIFFRFINSFLG, from the coding sequence GTGCCTTCCAGCGCCGCCCGACAGCTGCCCCACCGCCGCCCCACCGAGCAGCCGGCACCGGAGCGGGGTATTGCCTGGATCCTCCTGGTCACCGGGGCCGTTGGCTGGATGGGCTCGGCGATCCTCGTACTGGAACGCCTGCGCGTTTATGCCGATGCCAATTACATCACCAGCTGCGATATCAGCCCCTGGGTTTCCTGCGGGACGGTGTTCAAGACCTGGCAGGCCTCCATCTTTGGATTCCCAAACCCGTTGATCGGGATTGTCGCGTTCGCCGTCGTCATCACCACCGGCGTCGCTATGCTGGCCGGCGCCCGCTTCGAACGCTGGTACTGGCTGGGGCTGCAGGCCGGCGTGACGTTGGGCATGGTGTTCGTTGTGTGGCTGTGGAGCCAGGCTCTGTTCGACATTTACGTGCTGTGCATCTACTGCATCGTGGTGTGGGCGGCCATGATCCCGCTGTTTGTCTTCACTACGGTGCGCAACCTTGCCCGCGGCGTCATTCCGGCCCCTGCCCGCCTGGTGCGCTTCACCTCGGAATGGGCCTGGACCATCACGGCCCTGCTGTGGGTGGCTACCGCGGCGTCCATCTTCTTCCGCTTTATCAACTCGTTCCTCGGGTAG
- a CDS encoding CG0192-related protein — protein sequence MAHIYQADLHPGKMALISAWLPSTDWFPGTEQLAIEHVGSFRFDDPEGEVGIETHLVAAGANVLQVPLTYRGAPLEGADAFLVSTMEHSVLGRRWVYDGCGDPAYADALAASILSGQGQAEQYFEVDGVREAIPATLDIRASGLPDGEELAEGPQPGPAELPVARIRAGDWELSVVRVLDLGGEAVADPALTATWNGQDVPVLLAWALPAA from the coding sequence ATGGCACACATCTACCAAGCAGACCTGCACCCCGGCAAAATGGCACTGATTTCCGCCTGGTTGCCCTCCACGGACTGGTTCCCCGGAACGGAGCAGCTGGCCATAGAGCATGTGGGGTCCTTCCGGTTCGACGATCCGGAAGGCGAAGTGGGCATCGAAACACACCTCGTGGCCGCCGGAGCGAACGTCCTGCAGGTTCCGCTGACCTACCGCGGAGCACCACTGGAAGGCGCTGACGCCTTCCTGGTCAGCACCATGGAACACTCCGTGCTGGGACGGCGCTGGGTCTACGACGGCTGTGGAGATCCCGCCTACGCTGATGCGCTGGCTGCGTCGATCCTGTCCGGGCAGGGCCAGGCGGAACAGTATTTCGAGGTGGACGGAGTGCGCGAGGCGATCCCGGCAACCCTGGACATCAGGGCCAGCGGACTGCCCGACGGCGAGGAGCTGGCGGAAGGGCCCCAGCCCGGGCCGGCAGAGCTGCCGGTGGCACGGATCCGGGCCGGGGACTGGGAACTCTCGGTGGTCAGGGTGCTGGACCTTGGGGGAGAGGCCGTCGCCGATCCTGCCCTGACCGCCACCTGGAACGGGCAGGACGTGCCCGTCCTGCTCGCGTGGGCGCTGCCGGCGGCCTGA
- a CDS encoding SDR family oxidoreductase — protein sequence MLRTTAALPADNGSVPTALVAGATGIAGAALVDLLAGQGWTVLALSRKAAGDVQDRPGVTAIAADLTSPESLAAALGQTAPTHVFFTSWSRQETEAENISVNAAMVRNLLTALEHAPLEHVALMTGLKHYMGPFEAYGEGQMPDTPFSEEEPRLPVDNFYYAQEDVLMEAAARQGFAWSVHRAHTVIGFAVGNAMNMGQTLAAQATLCRELGLPFVFPGSETQWNSVTDMTDAGLLAEHMLWAATDEHTANEAFNVVNGDVFRWRSLWPRLAAFFGVDPEGFATAPRPLEMQMAGMSDAWNKLAVRDSLAEPDLGRLATWWHTDADLGRKMEVLTDMSKSRLAGFTGYRRTEDAFIALFERLQAERLIP from the coding sequence ATGCTCAGGACCACTGCCGCACTGCCCGCCGATAACGGGAGCGTTCCCACCGCGCTTGTCGCCGGAGCCACGGGAATCGCCGGCGCCGCACTCGTTGACCTGCTGGCCGGGCAGGGGTGGACCGTGCTGGCGCTGTCCCGGAAGGCAGCCGGCGATGTGCAGGACCGCCCGGGCGTTACCGCCATTGCAGCGGACCTGACCTCGCCGGAGAGCCTCGCCGCGGCCCTGGGACAGACTGCTCCCACCCACGTCTTCTTCACGTCATGGTCCCGGCAGGAGACGGAGGCGGAGAATATCTCCGTTAATGCAGCGATGGTCCGGAACCTGCTCACGGCACTGGAACATGCGCCGCTGGAACACGTCGCGCTGATGACCGGACTCAAGCACTACATGGGCCCCTTCGAGGCCTACGGCGAGGGGCAGATGCCCGATACCCCGTTCTCCGAAGAAGAACCCCGGCTGCCGGTGGACAACTTCTACTACGCGCAGGAGGACGTGCTGATGGAGGCTGCCGCGCGCCAGGGCTTCGCGTGGTCGGTGCACCGCGCGCATACCGTAATCGGATTCGCCGTCGGCAATGCCATGAACATGGGCCAGACGCTGGCGGCGCAGGCGACTCTGTGCCGGGAGCTGGGACTGCCGTTCGTCTTTCCCGGTTCGGAAACCCAGTGGAATTCCGTCACCGATATGACCGACGCCGGGCTGCTCGCCGAGCACATGCTCTGGGCAGCCACCGATGAGCACACCGCCAACGAGGCCTTCAACGTGGTCAACGGCGACGTGTTCCGCTGGCGCTCCCTGTGGCCGCGGCTGGCTGCCTTCTTCGGCGTCGACCCGGAGGGCTTCGCCACCGCTCCCCGCCCGTTGGAAATGCAGATGGCGGGCATGTCCGACGCGTGGAACAAACTGGCAGTGCGGGACTCCCTCGCCGAGCCCGACCTGGGACGGCTGGCCACCTGGTGGCATACGGATGCCGACCTGGGCCGCAAGATGGAGGTGCTCACCGACATGAGCAAGAGCCGGCTCGCCGGGTTCACCGGATACCGCCGTACAGAGGATGCCTTCATTGCCCTCTTCGAACGCCTGCAGGCCGAGCGCCTGATTCCGTAG
- the ndk gene encoding nucleoside-diphosphate kinase, translating to MSTERTLVLIKPDGVERKLSGAILARIEAKGYTMAELKKVDATRAILEEHYAEHEGKPFYEPLVEFMLSGPIVAAVFEGERVIEGFRSLAGTTDPTTAAPGTIRGDFGRDWGTAVQQNLVHGSDSPESAAREIGIWFGK from the coding sequence GTGAGCACCGAGCGCACACTAGTACTGATCAAACCCGACGGCGTCGAGCGGAAACTCTCCGGCGCGATTCTGGCGCGCATTGAGGCCAAGGGCTACACGATGGCCGAGTTGAAGAAGGTCGACGCCACCCGCGCGATCCTCGAAGAGCACTACGCCGAGCACGAGGGCAAGCCGTTCTACGAGCCGCTGGTGGAATTCATGCTCAGCGGCCCGATCGTGGCAGCGGTCTTCGAAGGCGAACGCGTCATCGAAGGCTTCCGGTCCCTGGCCGGCACCACCGACCCGACGACGGCGGCCCCGGGCACCATCCGCGGCGACTTCGGCCGTGACTGGGGAACGGCCGTGCAGCAGAACCTGGTCCACGGTTCGGATTCCCCCGAGTCCGCTGCCCGTGAAATCGGCATCTGGTTCGGTAAGTAA
- a CDS encoding DUF4233 domain-containing protein encodes MAKMTKAQREWRPGMPKKRRSIRIMFASTMLVLEAFLVLFATLAVFGLQRDVISPVLIFGCGLALFAALIGTCAVLSKPAGPIIGWILQLVIIATGFLQPEMFLVGAIFAATWWYGLKTGMRLDRENRERDREQVEFDKAHPEAAGDGSAPAGGS; translated from the coding sequence ATGGCCAAAATGACCAAGGCCCAGCGCGAATGGCGCCCGGGCATGCCCAAGAAGCGGCGTTCCATCCGCATCATGTTCGCCTCGACCATGCTGGTGCTCGAAGCCTTCCTGGTGCTCTTCGCAACGCTGGCCGTTTTCGGCCTGCAGCGCGATGTCATCTCCCCGGTCCTGATCTTCGGCTGCGGACTGGCGCTCTTTGCCGCGCTGATCGGCACCTGCGCCGTACTGTCCAAGCCGGCCGGCCCGATCATCGGCTGGATCCTGCAGCTGGTCATCATCGCCACCGGCTTCCTGCAGCCGGAGATGTTCCTGGTCGGAGCAATCTTTGCCGCCACCTGGTGGTACGGGCTGAAGACCGGGATGCGGCTGGACCGGGAGAACCGTGAGCGGGACCGCGAACAGGTGGAATTTGATAAAGCCCATCCCGAAGCCGCCGGGGACGGCAGCGCCCCCGCCGGGGGAAGCTAG
- a CDS encoding bifunctional folylpolyglutamate synthase/dihydrofolate synthase, with the protein MSISDGPSGSIDGFSVESVYAELLSRAPENKMEPRMAPLFRAMEVLGEPNKAFPIIHITGTNGKTSTARMIEAGLRAYGLRTGRYTSPHLSKVTERISIDGEPVSDETFVRIWDEIHPYLDIVDGELTAAGEPRLTYFEAVTILAFAVFADEPVDVAVIEVGLGGITDATNVGDGSVSVITPISLDHTELLGDDVADIAVEKAGIIKEHGFLVSAAQPMEAAQVLLEKAREVGVPYRFEGVEFGVESRVMAVGGQMLTIAGLAGRYEDLLLPLHGKHQAENAAVAVAALEAFIGGGTKELDTELLRTGFSTVTSPGRLEVVRTAPTIVVDAAHNPAGAKASAEAVLEAFNFTSLAVVVGILAEKDAVGILTELRETLGDQIAGLCLTQSSSPRAVPADELVQDAIDAGFADEDLQVEPGLDNAIEWAVAKAEENNDLAGGVLIIGSITVVAEARTLLGK; encoded by the coding sequence ATGAGTATTTCCGACGGACCTTCCGGATCGATCGACGGGTTCTCCGTGGAGAGCGTGTACGCCGAGCTCCTCAGCCGCGCCCCCGAAAACAAGATGGAACCGCGGATGGCACCGCTGTTCCGGGCCATGGAGGTGCTCGGGGAGCCGAACAAGGCGTTCCCGATCATCCACATCACCGGCACCAACGGCAAGACCTCCACGGCCCGGATGATCGAAGCCGGGCTCCGGGCCTACGGCCTGCGCACCGGGCGGTACACCAGCCCGCACCTGAGCAAGGTCACCGAGCGGATCAGCATCGACGGCGAACCCGTTTCCGATGAAACGTTCGTGCGGATCTGGGACGAGATCCACCCGTACCTGGACATTGTCGACGGCGAACTGACTGCCGCCGGCGAACCGCGGCTGACCTACTTCGAGGCCGTGACCATCCTGGCATTCGCCGTCTTTGCGGATGAACCCGTGGACGTGGCGGTCATCGAGGTGGGCCTGGGCGGCATCACCGACGCCACCAACGTCGGCGATGGGTCGGTTTCGGTGATCACGCCCATCTCCCTGGACCACACCGAGCTGCTGGGCGACGACGTCGCCGACATCGCGGTGGAAAAGGCCGGGATCATCAAGGAACACGGTTTCCTGGTCAGCGCCGCCCAGCCCATGGAAGCGGCGCAGGTGCTGCTGGAAAAGGCCCGCGAAGTGGGGGTTCCCTACCGCTTCGAAGGAGTGGAGTTCGGCGTCGAATCCCGGGTCATGGCAGTGGGCGGGCAGATGCTCACCATCGCCGGCCTGGCCGGCCGTTACGAGGACCTGCTGCTGCCGCTGCACGGCAAGCACCAGGCGGAAAACGCCGCCGTCGCCGTCGCTGCCCTGGAAGCCTTCATCGGGGGCGGCACCAAGGAACTGGATACGGAACTGCTGCGCACCGGCTTCTCCACCGTCACCTCGCCCGGACGCCTCGAGGTGGTGCGCACCGCCCCCACCATCGTGGTGGACGCCGCCCACAATCCGGCCGGCGCCAAGGCGTCAGCCGAGGCCGTGCTGGAGGCATTCAACTTCACCTCCCTGGCCGTGGTGGTCGGGATCCTGGCCGAGAAGGACGCGGTGGGAATCCTGACTGAACTGCGTGAGACGCTCGGCGACCAGATCGCGGGGCTCTGCCTGACGCAGTCCAGCTCGCCGCGGGCCGTCCCTGCCGATGAACTCGTACAGGACGCCATCGACGCCGGGTTTGCCGACGAAGACCTGCAGGTGGAGCCCGGCCTGGACAACGCCATCGAATGGGCCGTGGCCAAGGCTGAGGAAAACAACGACCTGGCTGGCGGCGTGCTCATCATCGGCTCCATTACCGTGGTGGCTGAAGCGCGCACCCTTCTCGGAAAGTAA